One region of Etheostoma spectabile isolate EspeVRDwgs_2016 chromosome 21, UIUC_Espe_1.0, whole genome shotgun sequence genomic DNA includes:
- the vkorc1 gene encoding vitamin K epoxide reductase complex subunit 1: protein MALPKWERKARTFLCVVGLFLSVYALHVELSRERNPDYRAMCDLGESVSCSKVFTSRWGRGFGLVQFFAAKESHLNQPNSVLGIIFYTLQMGLGLSLSKKAAMLLVFSSWVSVAGSLYLASILAFVLGDFCMVCVSTYIVNFALLFTNLKRRKAIEAMKEKAG, encoded by the exons ATGGCGTTGCCGAAATGGGAGAGAAAAGCGCGCACATTTCTCTGCGTTGtcggtttgtttttgtctgtgtatgCACTTCACGTCGAGCTGTCCCGAGAGAGAAACCCAGATTACAGGGCGATGTGTGACCTCGGAGAGTCTGTGAGCTGCTCCAAAGTTTTTACTTCCAG atggGGACGTGGTTTTGGCTTGGTCCAGTTCTTTGCTGCTAAAGAGAGCCATCTGAACCAACCCAACAGTGTACTTGGCATTATATTCTACACTCTGCAAATGGGCCTCG GACTGTCTCTGTCCAAAAAAGCAGCAATGTTGTTGGTCTTCTCCTCCTGGGTGTCTGTGGCCGGCTCTCTTTATCTTGCATCCATTCTTGCCTTTGTTCTGGGGGATTTCTGCATGGTCTGTGTGTCAACATACATTGTCAACTTTGCGTTGCTCTTCACCAACCTGAAACGTAGGAAAGCAATTGAAGCGATGAAGGAAAAGGCTGGATAG